From a region of the Arachis ipaensis cultivar K30076 chromosome B09, Araip1.1, whole genome shotgun sequence genome:
- the LOC107614661 gene encoding late embryogenesis abundant protein 2: MASHDQSFKAGEAKGQTQEKTNQMMRNIGDKAQSAKDKTAQTAQAAKDKTQQAAQAAKERTTGDNVKIFVNGDTCGSLTGICVNNCVSK, encoded by the exons atggcaTCTCATGACCAAAGCTTCAAAGCTGGTGAGGCCAAAGGCCAAACTCAG GAGAAGACCAACCAAATGATGAGAAACATTGGGGATAAGGCCCAATCTGCAAAGGACAAGACGGCCCAAACAGCCCAAGCAGCAAAGGACAAGACCCAGCAGGCAGCCCAAGCTGCAAAAGAGAGGACTACTGGGGACAATGTTAAAA TTTTTGTCAATGGCGATACATGTGGATCATTAACTGGTATTTGTGTTAACAACTGTGTGTCCAAATAG